From the Methanobrevibacter thaueri genome, the window CCGATTGATCTTGCATTGAATATGCTTAGGTACGGTCCGACAAGGAACATTGCTATTGCTGAGTTAACAAATGCTCCTAAAAGGAATATTCCACCTGCAGCATCGGCACCTAAAGCGAATCCGGAGATTCCAAACACAGTGAAGATTAATCCGATAAGTGCGGTTACGACAAATGCTATGACCACTGTTATGATGATTAATCCCAAATAGGTTGCAATGCATCTGGACCAGGTTATTTCGTCAATGACACCTTTTATTTCAGCTATTTCGAAGGCTTTTGAAAATGCTCCGTCATTGTATGCCATGTGACATATTCCGATTTGAGCCATTAAGCATGCTGCAATTCCAACAACGAATGTGATTAAACATCCGATGAGTATTACTGCAGCAGACAATGCGCCTGTGAGTTGGGTTGCAAGGACAGCAAAAATCAAAAAGATAACTGCTGGCACAATTAGATATGCTATCTGAACAATGACAACCTTGACACCGTCAATAAACATTTCTATTATATCATCGAAGCCAGGCAATGGATCCCTGCCGTTGATTATTCCGTGTACTGCTGTATTGATAACTCGATAATTGTATCCTGTAATTAGGAATACTGGAATTAATAGGAAGTGGAATAAAGCAAATATTCCCAATATCACTAATGTTTTCCAGTCTTTTGCTGAATATTCCAATGAATCTTTATATATGTCTAAAATCATTTTTCTAACCTCTAATAGTAATCATCATCGAAAATGAATATCTCTTCCATAACGAAATATTTCTCTCGATCTCCTTTAAACATCATTTTATTGAAGACCTGGGTTATTTCATAAGCTAAAAATAAAGATGGATTATATCTGCCATTTTCCAGCGCATTAATGGTTTGTCGGGTAACTCCAACTTTATCCCCCAGTTCCTTTTGGCTCATTTTGAGCTCCTGTCTTAAGTATTTAATCATGGTTCTCATAGTATCCCATAAATAACTTATCACTTTTGCAAAAAGTATTTAAGTACTGAAGTAATTATGTTAAAAAGTAATTACTTATGTTAATGTTACATTACATAGTATTTAAACTTTATGGTTTATGATAAAATTAATATAATAAATTTAAATTGCAAAATAACATTTAAATTATATTTATTTTAATATTAAATAAACTTTTTATTATGTTTAATTTATTTAAATAAATTTAAATTGCTAAATTAATGTTTAACTGAATATAACTTAATTAAATTAAAAAAATTAAAAACAAAACATTTATATATCGGGTAATACATCTTTAACATATGTAACATATCTATAACAGATTACTGTTACAAAAAAGTTCCAAGCAGAAAAAATTGCAATTATACATATTTTTCCTCTGAATTTCCTTCAATCTGCTTGGAACAAAAAAAAATTAGATATTGATTTTACTTAGAATCTTATCTTTGTACCTGTTGACAATCAACGCACCGGCAATTCCAATCAATGCACCTGACAAGACATCAAAAGGATAATGCACACCACAATATATTCTTGAAAAGAGAATAACAATTGCAAACAATGTCAACAGAACACTGAGAATCTTGTAATGCTTTTTAGCTAAATCTTCAATGTTCAAAAGGAAAACTGAAATGACAGCCAGTGTTGATGTGGCATGACCTGACGGGAAGGCGAATACGTCATCCTCAAATATAAGCAGGCGAACATTGTCCAAAACCATGTATGGCCTTGGCTCCTGAACGACAAGCTTTATGGCATAAGTGACCAGATCTGAAAGCAACAAAGCAATCAATGCAATGATTGCCACTTTCTTGAGGGTTTCCTTATTCCTTAGCTTTGCATACAATATGACAAGAAGCACTATCATAAGCATCCAGACAAAACCGCCCAAATGAGTTATGTACGGCAATACCGCATCGAATATTGGATTTTGCAAGTTATTATTAATGTAATAGAAAAATATCTCATTTATAGACATGAAATCACCTTAAAACATCGGTACAATCGAATATACCGCAATCAATATCACCACTGTCAATATTACAATCGCACCAAGAGGGA encodes:
- a CDS encoding DUF4013 domain-containing protein, which produces MILDIYKDSLEYSAKDWKTLVILGIFALFHFLLIPVFLITGYNYRVINTAVHGIINGRDPLPGFDDIIEMFIDGVKVVIVQIAYLIVPAVIFLIFAVLATQLTGALSAAVILIGCLITFVVGIAACLMAQIGICHMAYNDGAFSKAFEIAEIKGVIDEITWSRCIATYLGLIIITVVIAFVVTALIGLIFTVFGISGFALGADAAGGIFLLGAFVNSAIAMFLVGPYLSIFNARSIGLLYTMQI
- a CDS encoding helix-turn-helix transcriptional regulator produces the protein MRTMIKYLRQELKMSQKELGDKVGVTRQTINALENGRYNPSLFLAYEITQVFNKMMFKGDREKYFVMEEIFIFDDDYY
- a CDS encoding phosphatase PAP2 family protein, yielding MSINEIFFYYINNNLQNPIFDAVLPYITHLGGFVWMLMIVLLVILYAKLRNKETLKKVAIIALIALLLSDLVTYAIKLVVQEPRPYMVLDNVRLLIFEDDVFAFPSGHATSTLAVISVFLLNIEDLAKKHYKILSVLLTLFAIVILFSRIYCGVHYPFDVLSGALIGIAGALIVNRYKDKILSKINI